Proteins from a genomic interval of Oncorhynchus clarkii lewisi isolate Uvic-CL-2024 chromosome 15, UVic_Ocla_1.0, whole genome shotgun sequence:
- the LOC139366639 gene encoding uncharacterized protein DKFZp434B061-like — protein sequence MLVWSFVAPPQGSTTGLHHRAPPQSSTTGLHHRAPPQLHHRAPPQSSTTGLHHRALSQGSTTGLHQRVTPLASTTGLYHRAPPQGSTTGLHHRALPQGSTTGLHHRATPQGYTTGLYHRALPQGSITGLHHRVTPKGYTTGLHHRALPQGSTTGLHHRAPPQGYTTGLYHRAPPQGYTTGLHQRVTPQGSTTGLYHRAPPQASTTGLHHRVTPQASTTGLYHRVTPQGSTTGLHHRVTPQGYTTGLHHRAIPQGSTTGLHNRPPPQGYTTGLHHRPPPQGFTTGLHHRALPQGSTTGLHNRATPQGYTIGLYHRAPPQASTTGLHNRPPLQASTTGLHHRAQPQGSTTELHHRAPPQGSTTELHHRAPPQSSTTELHHRATPQGSTTEFHHRAPLQSSTTGLHYRPPPQSSTTGLHYRLPPQSSTTGLHYRPPPQSSTIELHHRAPPQSSTTELHHRAPPQGASTGLHHRATPQGSTTELHHRAPPQGYTTDLHH from the coding sequence ATGCTGGTCTGGTCTTTTGTGGCTCCACCACAGGGCTCCACCACAGGGCTCCACCACAGGGCTCCACCACAGAGCTCCACCACAGGGCTCCACCACAGGGCTCCACCACAGTTACACCACAGGGCTCCACCACAGAGCTCCACCACAGGGCTCCACCACAGGGCTCTATCACAGGGCTCCACCACAGGGTTACACCAAAGGGTTACACCACTGGCCTCCACCACAGGGCTCTACCACAGGGCTCCACCACAGGGCTCCACCACAGGGTTACACCACAGGGCTCTACCACAGGGCTCCACCACAGGGTTACACCACAGGGCTACACCACAGGGTTACACCACAGGGCTCTACCACAGGGCTCTACCACAGGGCTCCATCACAGGGCTCCACCACAGGGTTACACCAAAGGGTTACACCACTGGCCTCCACCACAGGGCTCTACCACAGGGCTCTACCACAGGGCTCCACCACAGGGCTCCACCACAGGGTTACACCACAGGGCTCTACCACAGGGCTCCACCACAGGGTTACACCACAGGGCTACACCAAAGGGTTACACCACAGGGCTCTACCACAGGGCTCTACCACAGGGCTCCACCACAGGCCTCCACCACAGGGTTACACCACAGGGTTACACCACAGGCCTCCACCACAGGGCTCTACCACAGGGTTACACCACAGGGCTCTACCACAGGGCTCCACCACAGGGTTACACCACAGGGCTACACCACAGGGTTACACCACAGGGCTATACCACAGGGCTCCACCACAGGCCTCCACAACAGGCCTCCACCACAGGGTTACACCACAGGGTTACACCACAGGCCTCCACCACAGGGTTTTACCACAGGGTTACACCACAGGGCTCTACCACAGGGCTCCACCACAGGGTTACACAACAGGGCTACACCACAGGGTTACACCATAGGGCTCTACCACAGGGCTCCACCACAGGCCTCCACAACAGGCCTCCACAACAGGCCTCCACTACAGGCCTCCACCACAGGGTTACACCACAGGGCTCAACCACAGGGCTCAACCACAGAGCTCCACCACAGGGCTCCACCACAGGGCTCCACCACAGAGCTACACCACAGGGCTCCACCACAGAGTTCCACCACAGAGCTCCACCATAGAGCTACACCACAGGGCTCCACCACAGAGTTCCACCACAGAGCTCCACTACAGAGCTCCACCACAGGGTTACACTACAGGCCTCCACCACAGAGCTCAACCACAGGGTTACACTACAGGCTTCCACCACAGAGCTCCACCACAGGGTTACACTACAGGCCTCCACCACAGAGCTCCACCATAGAGCTCCACCACAGGGCTCCACCACAGAGCTCCACCACAGAGCTCCACCACAGAGCTCCACCACAGGGCGCCAGCACAGGGCTCCACCACAGAGCTACACCACAGGGCTCCACCACAGAGCTCCACCACAGGGCTCCACCACAGGGTTACACTACAGACCTCCACCACTGA